In a single window of the Terrirubrum flagellatum genome:
- the rplL gene encoding 50S ribosomal protein L7/L12, which yields MTDLSKIVDQLSSLTVLEAAELAKMLEEKWGVSAAAAVAVAAGPGGGGAAAAPVEEQTEFTVVLAAAGDKKIEVIKEVRAITGLGLKEAKDLVEGAPKPVKEGVAKEEADKLKAQLEKAGAKVELK from the coding sequence ATGACGGATCTGTCGAAGATCGTTGACCAGCTCTCGAGCCTGACGGTGCTTGAGGCGGCGGAACTCGCCAAGATGCTGGAAGAGAAGTGGGGCGTGTCGGCGGCGGCTGCGGTCGCCGTGGCGGCTGGCCCGGGCGGCGGCGGCGCGGCGGCTGCGCCGGTCGAGGAGCAGACCGAGTTCACGGTCGTTCTCGCGGCTGCGGGCGACAAGAAGATCGAGGTCATCAAGGAGGTCCGCGCGATCACCGGCCTCGGCCTCAAGGAAGCCAAAGACCTCGTCGAAGGCGCGCCGAAGCCTGTCAAGGAAGGCGTCGCCAAGGAAGAGGCCGACAAGCTCAAGGCCCAGCTCGAGAAGGCTGGCGCGAAGGTCGAGCTCAAGTGA
- the rplJ gene encoding 50S ribosomal protein L10: MDRAGKREAVTALHDVFDKTGVVVVAHYAGLTVADMQKLRHQMRTAGATVKVAKNSLAKIALDGTDVASIGSLLKGPTLLAYSNDPVAAPKVAVAFAKDNDKLVILGGAMGATALDANGVKALATMPSLDELRAKLVGLIQAPATKLAQLANAPAAKLARVFGAYAKQGEAA; this comes from the coding sequence GTGGATCGAGCTGGAAAACGTGAGGCCGTAACGGCGCTGCACGACGTCTTCGACAAGACGGGCGTGGTCGTCGTGGCCCACTATGCCGGCCTCACGGTCGCCGACATGCAGAAGCTGCGTCATCAGATGCGGACTGCCGGCGCCACCGTGAAGGTCGCCAAGAACAGCCTCGCCAAAATCGCTCTTGATGGCACGGACGTCGCGTCCATCGGTTCCCTGCTGAAGGGGCCGACTTTGCTGGCCTACAGCAATGATCCGGTCGCGGCGCCCAAGGTCGCCGTCGCTTTCGCCAAGGACAATGACAAGCTTGTCATTCTCGGCGGAGCGATGGGAGCGACCGCTCTGGATGCGAACGGCGTCAAGGCGCTTGCCACGATGCCGTCGCTCGATGAACTGCGCGCCAAACTGGTCGGCCTGATCCAGGCCCCGGCCACGAAGCTCGCGCAGCTCGCAAACGCGCCGGCGGCCAAGCTCGCCCGCGTGTTCGGAGCCTATGCCAAGCAGGGCGAAGCGGCGTGA